A genomic stretch from Juglans microcarpa x Juglans regia isolate MS1-56 chromosome 3S, Jm3101_v1.0, whole genome shotgun sequence includes:
- the LOC121257286 gene encoding amino acid transporter AVT6A-like isoform X1 produces the protein MTTDKKETKNTRKSKQPINEKSPLLPEKHASEEFKGAPFAGAVFNLSTSIIGAGIMALPTTMKVLGLGLGLGMIVFVAVLTEASLEMLLRFSRVGKSESYGEVMGDAFGVVGRRLLQICILLNNVGTLIVYMIIIADVLSGTSSSGVHHAGVLEGWFGEQWWNSRTFVLLVTTIVVFAPLACFKRIDSLRHTSALAVALAIVFLIITAGITILKLFNGSVAMPRLLPKVTDITSIWSLFTAVPVLVTAFICHFNVHTIDNELEDSSLIQPVVKTSLALCSIIYILTSFFGFLLFGDSTLDDILANFDTNLGIPYSFLLNDVVRISYALHLMLVFPILFYPLRINLDGLFFPAARPLVANNIRFGLISIGLLLLVFLGANFIPNIWYAFQFTGATATVCIGFIFPAAIALRDPHAIATKKDKILSVFMVNLAVFSNLVAIYSDAYTIFKKNVNTNA, from the exons ATGACCACTGACAAGAAGGAAACAaagaatacaagaaaatcaaagCAACCCATCAACGAGAAGTCACCCCTGTTGCCAGAGAAGCATGCAAGCGAGGAGTTCAAGGGGGCACCATTTGCTGGCGCAGTGTTCAATCTTTCTACTTCTATTATTGGGGCTGGAATTATGGCACTGCCCACCACCATGAAGGTGCTGGGTCTTGGGCTGGGGCTCGGTATGATAGTTTTTGTTGCTGTACTGACAGAGGCCTCGTTGGAGATGCTGCTGAGGTTCAGTAGGGTGGGGAAGTCAGAGTCTTATGGGGAGGTGATGGGGGATGCTTTCGGAGTTGTTGGGAGGAGGCTGCTTCAGATTTGTATCTTGCTTAACAATGTTGGCACGCTGATTGTTTACATGATCATCATTG CTGATGTGCTTTCTGGGACATCTTCAAGTGGAGTTCACCATGCTGGTGTATTGGAAGGATGGTTTGGTGAGCAGTGGTGGAACAGTCGTACCTTCGTTCTTCTTGTTACAACCATTGTTGTATTTGCTCCATTGGCATGCTTTAAGCGCATAG ATTCATTGAGACACACCTCTGCTTTAGCAGTTGCACTGGCAattgtttttctaattataactGCAGGAATCACAATTCTCAAATTGTTTAACGGAAGCGTTGCCATGCCCAGGTTGCTGCCTAAAGTTACTGATATTACATCCATCTGGAGTCTATTCACGGCTGTCCCCGTTCTTGTGACAGCATTCATCTGCCACTTTAATG TGCATACGATAGACAATGAACTTGAAGACTCTTCCCTAATACAACCAGTTGTGAAGACATCATTGGCTCTGTGTTCTATTATCTACATACTGACGAGCTTTTTTGGTTTCCTCCTTTTTGGTGACTCGACTCTTGATGATATATTGGCCAACTTTGACACCAACCTTGGCATCCCATACAGCTTTCTGCTTAATGATGTTGTTCGCATCAGCTATGCCCTCCACCTCATGCTTGTTTTCCCGATTCTCTTCTATCCATTGCGCATCAATTTAGACGGCCTCTTCTTTCCTGCTGCCAGGCCTTTGGTTGCAAATAACATAAGGTTTGGGTTGATCAGCATTGGGCTCCTTTTGCTTGTCTTCTTGGGTGCAAATTTTATACCCAACATTTGGTATGCTTTCCAGTTCACTGGAGCAACTGCTACAGTTTGCATTGGATTTATCTTTCCTGCAGCCATTGCTCTCAG GGATCCTCATGCAATAGCGACAAAGAAAGACAAGATCTTATCTGTTTTCATGGTTAATCTGGCCGTGTTTTCGAATTTGGTGGCCATATATAGTGATGCCTACACAATATTCAAAAAGAATGTGAACACAAACGCATGA
- the LOC121257284 gene encoding inositol hexakisphosphate and diphosphoinositol-pentakisphosphate kinase VIP1-like produces the protein MKNHSKLTKKVTEQVRILAKDEDEELTDVNPPYDQAKAFGKTNIDVDRIAARLPCGSKGFLLMYARWKKLERHLYNERKLRFDITQIPDVYDSC, from the exons ATGAAAAATCATAGCAAATTGACTAAGAAGGTCACTGAACAAGTAAGAATACTTGCCAAGGATGAAGACGAGGAACTAACTGATGTGAACCCACCGTATGACCAAGCAAAGGCATTTGGTAAAACAAACATTGATGTTGATCGCATTGCTGCTAGGTTACCATGTGGCAGCAAAGGATTCCTTTTGATGTATGCTCGCTGGAAAAAGCTTGAAAGACACTTGTACAACGAACGCAAATT GCGGTTTgatataactcaaattcctgaTGTCTATGATTCGTGCTAG
- the LOC121257286 gene encoding amino acid transporter AVT6A-like isoform X2, with protein sequence MTTDKKETKNTRKSKQPINEKSPLLPEKHASEEFKGAPFAGAVFNLSTSIIGAGIMALPTTMKVLGLGLGLGMIVFVAVLTEASLEMLLRFSRVGKSESYGEVMGDAFGVVGRRLLQICILLNNVGTLIVYMIIIADVLSGTSSSGVHHAGVLEGWFGEQWWNSRTFVLLVTTIVVFAPLACFKRIDSLRHTSALAVALAIVFLIITAGITILKLFNGSVAMPRLLPKVTDITSIWSLFTAVPVLVTAFICHFNVHTIDNELEDSSLIQPVVKTSLALCSIIYILTSFFGFLLFGDSTLDDILANFDTNLGIPYSFLLNDVVRISYALHLMLVFPILFYPLRINLDGLFFPAARPLVANNFTGATATVCIGFIFPAAIALRDPHAIATKKDKILSVFMVNLAVFSNLVAIYSDAYTIFKKNVNTNA encoded by the exons ATGACCACTGACAAGAAGGAAACAaagaatacaagaaaatcaaagCAACCCATCAACGAGAAGTCACCCCTGTTGCCAGAGAAGCATGCAAGCGAGGAGTTCAAGGGGGCACCATTTGCTGGCGCAGTGTTCAATCTTTCTACTTCTATTATTGGGGCTGGAATTATGGCACTGCCCACCACCATGAAGGTGCTGGGTCTTGGGCTGGGGCTCGGTATGATAGTTTTTGTTGCTGTACTGACAGAGGCCTCGTTGGAGATGCTGCTGAGGTTCAGTAGGGTGGGGAAGTCAGAGTCTTATGGGGAGGTGATGGGGGATGCTTTCGGAGTTGTTGGGAGGAGGCTGCTTCAGATTTGTATCTTGCTTAACAATGTTGGCACGCTGATTGTTTACATGATCATCATTG CTGATGTGCTTTCTGGGACATCTTCAAGTGGAGTTCACCATGCTGGTGTATTGGAAGGATGGTTTGGTGAGCAGTGGTGGAACAGTCGTACCTTCGTTCTTCTTGTTACAACCATTGTTGTATTTGCTCCATTGGCATGCTTTAAGCGCATAG ATTCATTGAGACACACCTCTGCTTTAGCAGTTGCACTGGCAattgtttttctaattataactGCAGGAATCACAATTCTCAAATTGTTTAACGGAAGCGTTGCCATGCCCAGGTTGCTGCCTAAAGTTACTGATATTACATCCATCTGGAGTCTATTCACGGCTGTCCCCGTTCTTGTGACAGCATTCATCTGCCACTTTAATG TGCATACGATAGACAATGAACTTGAAGACTCTTCCCTAATACAACCAGTTGTGAAGACATCATTGGCTCTGTGTTCTATTATCTACATACTGACGAGCTTTTTTGGTTTCCTCCTTTTTGGTGACTCGACTCTTGATGATATATTGGCCAACTTTGACACCAACCTTGGCATCCCATACAGCTTTCTGCTTAATGATGTTGTTCGCATCAGCTATGCCCTCCACCTCATGCTTGTTTTCCCGATTCTCTTCTATCCATTGCGCATCAATTTAGACGGCCTCTTCTTTCCTGCTGCCAGGCCTTTGGTTGCAAATAAC TTCACTGGAGCAACTGCTACAGTTTGCATTGGATTTATCTTTCCTGCAGCCATTGCTCTCAG GGATCCTCATGCAATAGCGACAAAGAAAGACAAGATCTTATCTGTTTTCATGGTTAATCTGGCCGTGTTTTCGAATTTGGTGGCCATATATAGTGATGCCTACACAATATTCAAAAAGAATGTGAACACAAACGCATGA